A genomic window from Candidatus Zixiibacteriota bacterium includes:
- a CDS encoding M6 family metalloprotease domain-containing protein: protein MRNTYCLRLLKSFLLAITAGIILPAALPAMPPFPQENGSMKANQVPQSYYMKNRNRLHENGVNAPGDLLTKRKTGLTKANVSREINILAILIDFSDKPAQAMAAYFDTLIYEDISGSVMNYYKEVSYNTLTITTAVIPSTFGWQRAPETYDYYCNGQNGLGGYPNNARKLVEDAVDLVDPYVDFSNYDNDSDGEVDGLIIIHSGTGAEKTGSSDDIWSHKWTINARLVDGVYVKTYTMDPEYWNYPEDMTCGVFCHELGHMFGLPDLYDTDLSSNGIGKWSLMASGAWNGTLGNSPAHLDAWCKEQLGFVITEQLVSNQTNISIPAVENNPTVYKLTTDSLANEEYFLVENRQQISYDSHLPGNGLLIWHIYNSQSNNNSEWMPENGVASSTNNYKVALIQADNNWDLEKCINRGDSGDPFPGLSGNNIFNSNSSPNSYSYSGTASNVSVVNISNSGAIMTADMGIGIEGNSHDDNQTAGNLVLNQNFPNPFNSMTTISFQLKQAGFAEIAIFDISGRLVKKVFSGNLSVGLHNFVWDGSNQSGFNVGSGVYLYRISLNNTDSLYRKMLLIK from the coding sequence ATGAGAAATACTTACTGTCTCAGGCTGCTGAAATCATTTTTGCTGGCGATTACGGCGGGCATTATCCTGCCCGCCGCTCTCCCGGCAATGCCGCCATTTCCGCAGGAAAACGGCAGTATGAAAGCTAACCAAGTGCCGCAATCATATTATATGAAAAACAGAAACAGATTACATGAAAACGGTGTAAATGCGCCCGGTGACTTGCTGACAAAGCGAAAAACAGGATTGACGAAAGCTAATGTTTCGAGAGAAATAAATATTCTGGCAATACTAATCGATTTTTCAGATAAACCCGCTCAAGCTATGGCGGCATATTTTGACACATTGATTTATGAAGATATTTCGGGGTCTGTTATGAATTACTATAAGGAAGTCTCATACAACACCCTGACTATCACTACGGCAGTGATTCCCTCAACGTTTGGCTGGCAAAGAGCACCCGAAACTTATGATTACTATTGCAATGGCCAAAACGGACTTGGCGGTTATCCTAATAATGCCCGGAAATTAGTTGAGGATGCGGTTGATCTTGTTGACCCTTATGTTGATTTTTCTAATTATGATAATGATTCCGATGGCGAGGTTGACGGCCTTATAATCATTCATTCCGGTACGGGCGCCGAAAAAACCGGCTCAAGCGATGACATTTGGTCTCATAAATGGACTATTAATGCGCGGCTTGTCGATGGCGTATATGTTAAAACCTATACGATGGACCCTGAATACTGGAATTATCCGGAAGATATGACCTGCGGCGTTTTCTGCCATGAATTGGGACACATGTTCGGCTTGCCTGATTTATATGATACGGATCTCTCATCAAACGGCATCGGCAAATGGAGCCTAATGGCTTCAGGCGCCTGGAATGGGACTTTGGGCAATTCACCGGCTCATCTTGATGCCTGGTGCAAGGAACAGCTTGGTTTTGTGATAACTGAGCAATTGGTTAGCAATCAGACCAATATTTCGATTCCGGCAGTAGAAAATAATCCAACGGTTTATAAATTAACAACGGACAGTTTAGCTAACGAGGAATATTTCCTTGTGGAAAACAGGCAGCAAATCAGCTATGACAGCCACCTTCCCGGCAATGGCTTGCTGATTTGGCATATTTATAATAGCCAGAGCAACAACAACAGCGAATGGATGCCTGAAAATGGCGTAGCGAGCAGTACTAACAATTATAAGGTAGCGTTAATTCAGGCTGACAACAATTGGGATTTGGAAAAATGCATTAATCGCGGCGACAGCGGCGATCCATTCCCCGGCTTATCCGGCAATAATATATTCAATAGTAATTCCAGTCCAAATTCATATTCATATAGCGGCACAGCTTCCAATGTGTCGGTTGTAAATATCAGTAATTCCGGCGCTATAATGACTGCCGATATGGGGATTGGCATTGAGGGAAACAGTCATGATGATAATCAGACTGCCGGCAACCTGGTATTAAACCAGAATTTCCCTAATCCTTTTAACTCGATGACTACAATCAGCTTCCAGTTGAAACAGGCGGGTTTTGCCGAAATTGCTATTTTTGATATTTCCGGTAGATTGGTCAAGAAAGTATTTTCGGGAAATCTAAGCGTTGGTTTACATAATTTCGTATGGGATGGCTCTAATCAAAGCGGTTTTAATGTCGGTTCGGGCGTTTATTTATACCGTATTAGCTTAAATAATACCGACAGCTTATATCGTAAAATGTTATTAATTAAGTAA
- a CDS encoding inositol phosphorylceramide synthase, producing the protein MSKTVEMNKPDMPSETTNFAAKLKHIIFSFRPEEFIALAAFFPMAYLTFKAYFFFKAQGYVPKLFIGDMQRLGAVVIVIIIAYIITRQRSDNAILSFLRDILPFAYCLAIYTNLHDTVHFANPNDIHNYLIAIDQWLFGCQPCVWSQQFVHPWLTEIFSFCYMIFFMFAPIVAIVLLIQKRRQEFRETIVTVILCFYCGYFLYVLFPAVPPRLTLKHLYTVNLDGAILTNVANQAINMLPSWSRCAFPSLHSAVTLLSLMFAWKYTKTTFWIILPFCIGLILSTVYLRHHYVIDIFAGWALAIPVFVYIPKFDKWWQGMIRKHSS; encoded by the coding sequence ATGTCAAAAACTGTCGAAATGAATAAACCAGATATGCCGTCCGAAACGACAAACTTTGCCGCAAAGCTCAAACATATCATTTTCTCGTTTAGGCCGGAGGAATTTATCGCCTTAGCTGCTTTCTTCCCGATGGCATACCTGACATTTAAAGCCTATTTCTTTTTCAAAGCCCAGGGGTATGTACCAAAACTTTTCATTGGCGATATGCAAAGACTGGGAGCGGTGGTCATCGTTATTATCATCGCCTATATTATCACCCGCCAGCGTTCCGATAACGCTATCCTCTCGTTTTTACGGGATATTCTACCGTTTGCCTATTGCTTAGCGATATACACCAACCTTCATGATACAGTCCATTTTGCCAATCCCAACGATATCCACAACTACCTTATCGCCATCGACCAATGGCTGTTTGGCTGTCAGCCGTGCGTTTGGTCTCAGCAATTTGTCCATCCCTGGCTGACTGAGATATTCTCGTTCTGCTATATGATATTTTTCATGTTTGCGCCGATTGTCGCTATTGTTTTGCTTATACAAAAACGCCGACAGGAGTTTCGGGAGACGATTGTTACTGTTATATTATGCTTCTATTGCGGTTATTTTCTCTACGTCCTGTTTCCGGCGGTGCCGCCGCGCCTGACTCTTAAGCATCTATATACAGTCAATCTTGACGGCGCTATCCTGACCAATGTCGCCAACCAGGCGATCAATATGCTCCCCAGCTGGTCGCGGTGCGCTTTTCCATCTCTGCACTCGGCGGTAACATTGTTGTCGCTGATGTTTGCCTGGAAATATACGAAAACCACTTTCTGGATAATCCTGCCGTTTTGCATCGGGTTGATTTTATCGACAGTATACCTTCGCCATCATTATGTAATTGATATCTTTGCCGGCTGGGCGTTAGCAATACCGGTGTTTGTTTATATACCCAAATTCGATAAATGGTGGCAGGGTATGATACGCAAGCATTCATCCTGA